One genomic segment of Stigmatopora argus isolate UIUO_Sarg chromosome 3, RoL_Sarg_1.0, whole genome shotgun sequence includes these proteins:
- the olfml1 gene encoding olfactomedin-like protein 3A — protein MLYFFLTLSSVNSQGSPQDAFIIQYLERRLTQIEERLNLCEQNTVSVTQKAYDLSSEMRGHLTTVNAMRSEFRSQLDSISVRVERVERELEYLENKMPAPSDIDIEEALLEQQIKAAELDQLKKKAKIKVENDCNVVLSQIKSLKIIKKMGETAGSWFKDPSNGSTKVYLLSGVRNNTLLEYTNLQSFTEKIAVPPFKVVRLPFSWQGTGHMVYNGFLYYHKADTPNQILKVDLSNGTVVDSTLLPGAGRLPVYSLNTNTYLDMAMDELGLWVIHADPEYGGNLVITKLDKGNLAVQYIWDTQCKSYDAEGAFIICGTLYVVYNTRYGGRSTVQCLYDIHDTIHSGESPVVFFPKRYTSHSSINYQPGDKQLYAWDDGYQTIYEVETRNNGQVTVE, from the exons atgctatatttttttctaactttAAGCTCGGTCAATAGCCAGGGCTCTCCACAGGATGCCTTTATAATTCAATACCTGGAGAGGCGGTTGACTCAGATAGAG GAGCGTCTGAATCTTTGTGAACAAAACACAGTCAGCGTAACCCAGAAGGCCTATGATCTCTCCTCAGAAATGAGAGGTCATCTCACCACCGTAAATGCTATGAG ATCAGAGTTTAGGAGCCAGCTCGATAGCATCTCTGTGCGAGTCGAGCGAGTGGAGAGAGAGCTGGAATATCTTGAAAACAAGATGCCTGCCCCATCTGACATTGACATTGAGGAAGCGCTGCTTGAACAACAGATAAAAGCAGCAGAACTGGACCAGCTAAAGAAGAAAGcgaaaatcaaagtggaaaatg ATTGCAATGTGGTTTTGAGTCAGATTAagtctctcaaaattataaagaAGATGGGAGAAACTGCTGGCTCCTGGTTTAAGGACCCTTCTAATGGATCGACCAAA GTCTACCTGCTGAGTGGAGTTCGTAACAACACACTGCTGGagtatacaaatctacaaagctTCACGGAGAAAATTGCTGTACCCCCGTTTAAAGTGGTCAGGCTGCCATTTTCTTGGCAGGGAACCGGCCACATGGTGTACAATGGATTCCTCTACTACCACAAAGCAGACACACCCAACCAGATACTAAAA GTTGACCTGTCTAATGGCACAGTGGTCGACAGTACCCTTCTCCCCGGAGCTGGTCGTCTGCCAGTTTACAGCTTGAACACAAACACCTACTTGGACATGGCTATGGATGAATTGGGTCTTTGGGTTATCCATGCTGACCCAGAATATGGAGGAAACTTGGTTATAACTAAACTGGATAAAG GAAATCTGGCAGTTCAGTACATCTGGGATACACAGTGCAAAAGTTATGATGCTGAGGGTGCATTTATCATATGTGGGACTCTTTATGTCGTCTACAACACACGTTATGGAGGACGGTCAACTGTACAGTGTCTCTATGATATCCATGATACCATCCACAG TGGTGAGAGTCCTGTGGTGTTCTTTCCCAAACGCTACACAAGCCACAGCAGCATCAACTACCAACCTGGAGACAAACAATTGTATGCATGGGATGATGGCTATCAGACAATATATGAAGTGGAGACACGCAACAATGGTCAAGTTACAGTTGAATGA